One stretch of Armigeres subalbatus isolate Guangzhou_Male chromosome 2, GZ_Asu_2, whole genome shotgun sequence DNA includes these proteins:
- the LOC134211390 gene encoding polynucleotide 5'-hydroxyl-kinase NOL9 has product MNKSKQENRSTRNSNCKVGSGKGFHRRNKKGAKTWKEQTDDPQADLKLKVVANGVSDRKNQANGNMQKKSFVRGKSSVIAEDKSRKNDPRNKTTLRKEFVQKSERFVTKAGKTNAASSPKSDGIQKRKAQNSGEPGTKPKKPKNHFMSESDSDANDYMEQFFKDVLSEQKVSTVDEVPTDESDEEDDDQSTESSSEESDSDTDEDEGNAMSLEQLIDYYGQRRDDRDAEGKTDKKRKPSKSSHCSNNNTWIEEDNDLELVYDNSDDEKGSSSLALVPVGNVENAEYGVDEDQDSSLDESVEEEEDEDSPFDLEAYLKGDYDSADDTIDSDEEDDTSGSDYTGSSSLDGYYEEEESDQESSSDYDSDEDEDDDSLDDSEEDYDDEDEYTSYWDESYDSEDDDDYIAEEDDDLYISRGAARVYNIDDNEVSFNSDLETAQIVELPIDDRRSKSVGSSGTDSQEDGGNNEGCPALVPIYDMYGNLIDSPEKLEELKLQKEVNERNRKSSCSELDVDSELNHKVSSQLDVSPDLDHQSTMEEDVEQNNATNTSYRFYDSIDMRISLLVLKETLYFSGHLTVQPLIGGLEVMGYNLRSGECRSVFAARGFHCLNLTPRAQGSSISKDMMDKVINRVEKHFHEDDLKEIQNSFDGSNSVLVLLQADCSNKRVETVDKYLPEDFLFPKVEFLKKSIFFRTEYLLNVEFYSENVDKCTSLYRPDPEWNKIVVRNNSKLVVIGGKGSGKSTLCQYLVNKNVQKFKKVVLIDLDIGQPIQHIPETISITIVDRPLLGVATFDPIPPAKSWLFGSLDIVSSLIFYTHNVRQLVRYCEQHKSELANIPWVINTMGYVSDFGEELMATILRMFCPTDVIQLVCTEKSFAIPNFQNRLTSEFINQYNYNILRSEAQEFTARKANFKHYELNVCYPKKGFTLNAPKRRNLMLLAHLADILQDSSSEWFNEVKPFCAPLSQLQVLITREDQTLGEDQLPSVLNATLVYLCRKIVDSELYECLGIGIVRGVDKNNNVYLLQSLPDKQLADVNVLAICSSSLPNAAFLRQSSRIQGSIPYVYNID; this is encoded by the exons ATGAACAAGTCTAAACAGGAAAATCGTTCCACCCGTAATTCAAACTGCAAGGTTGGATCGGGTAAAGGTTTCCACCGCAGAAATAAAAAAGGTGCCAAGACGTGGAAGGAGCAAACCGATGATCCGCAAGCCGACCTCAAATTGAAAGTTGTGGCAAACGGTGTGTCCGATCGGAAAAATCAAGCAAACGGCAATATGCAGAAGAAATCCTTTGTGCGAGGAAAATCATCTGTAATTGCTGAAGACAAAAGTAGAAAAAATGATCCGCGTAATAAAACCACACTCCGGAAGGAGTTTGTTCAGAAATCCGAACGATTTGTGACCAAAGCAGGGAAGACGAATGCAGCTTCGTCACCAAAGTCCGATGGCATTCAAAAACGGAAAGCGCAGAACAGCGGTGAGCCCGGAACGAAACCAAAaaagccaaaaaatcatttcatgTCGGAATCGGACAGTGACGCCAACGACTACATGGAACAATTTTTCAAAGACGTCCTTAGTGAACAGAAAGTGTCAACCGTGGATGAAGTTCCAACGGACGAAAGCGATGAAGAGGACGATGACCAGAGTACCGAGTCGTCAAGTGAGGAGAGTGATAGCGATACCGACGAGGATGAAGGAAATGCAATGTCGCTGGAGCAGTTAATAGATTACTATGGTCAGCGTCGAGATGATCGGGATGCAGAGGGAAAAACGGATAAAAAGCGGAAGCCGTCGAAGTCGTCACATTGTAGCAACAATAATACGTGGATCGAGGAAGATAATGATCTGGAACTTGTCTACGATAACTCCGACGATGAGAAAGGCAGTAGCTCATTGGCATTGGTACCGGTCGGGAATGTCGAAAACGCGGAGTATGGTGTTGATGAAGATCAGGACAGTTCGTTGGATGAATCTGTCGAGGAAGAAGAGGATGAAGAT TCGCCGTTCGATCTGGAGGCTTATTTAAAAGGAGATTACGATTCGGCCGACGATACCATCGATAGCGACGAAGAAGATGACACTTCGGGCTCGGATTACACGGGCAGTAGTTCTCTGGACGGATATTACGAAGAAGAGGAATCCGATCAGGAATCTTCCTCGGACTACGATTCTGACGAGGATGAAGACGACGATAGTCTGGATGACTCGGAGGAAGACTATGATGATGAAGATGAGTATACGTCCTACTGGGATGAATCGTACGACAGTGAGGACGATGATGATTACATCGCAGAAGAAGACGACGATCTGTACATTAGCCGCGGAGCTGCTCGAGTCTACAACATCGATGATAATGAGGTGTCTTTCAATAGTGACCTGGAAACGGCGCAAATAGTGGAGTTGCCCATAGATGATAGAAGAAGTAAGTCAGTGGGATCCAGCGGAACTGATAGCCAGGAAGATGGCGGAAATAATGAGGGATGTCCGGCGTTGGTCCCCATTTATGATATGTATGGCAATCTTATAGATAGTCCTGAAAAATTGGAAGAACTTAAATTACAAAAAGAGGTTAACGAGAGGAATCGAAAATCAAGTTGCTCCGAACTGGATGTGGATTCCGAACTTAATCATAAAGTGTCTTCCCAACTTGATGTGAGTCCAGATTTGGACCACCAAAGTACAATGGAGGAAGACGTGGAACAGAACAATGCGACTAATACCAGCTACCGGTTTTATGATTCGATAGATATGCGAATATCCTTGCTAGTATTGAAGGAAACTCTGTACTTTAGCGGACACCTCACAGTCCAGCCTTTGATTGGAGGGCTGGAAGTAATGGGCTATAACCTTCGCTCTGGCGAGTGTCGCAGTGTGTTTGCTGCCCGAGGATTCCATTGTCTGAACCTAACACCACGTGCGCAGGGTTCTTCGATATCGAAGGACATGATGGACAAAGTGATAAACCGTGTAGAGAAGCATTTCCACGAAGATGATCTGAAAGAAATCCAAAACAGCTTCGACGGTTCCAATTCTGTATTAGTGCTGCTACAAGCAGATTGCAGCAATAAACGCGTTGAAACTGTCGATAAGTatcttccggaagattttttgtttcctaaagtagaattcctaaaaaagAGCATATTTTTTAGAACTGAATACCTTTTAAATGTTGAGTTCTATTCAGAAAATGTGGATAAATGTACTTCACTGTACCGACCTGATCCAGAATGGAATAAAATAGTTGTTAGAAATAATAGTAAACTGGTAGTGATTGGAGGAAAAGGATCCGGTAAATCAACTTTGTGTCAATATCTCGTCAATAAGaatgttcaaaaattcaagaaagtgGTCCTCATCGATTTAGACATTGGCCAACCGATCCAACACATTCCGGAAACGATAAGCATAACAATCGTCGACAGACCACTCCTCGGAGTTGCCACCTTTGACCCAATCCCACCGGCGAAAAGTTGGCTCTTTGGGAGTCTCGACATCGTGTCATCTCTTATTTTCTATACTCACAACGTCCGCCAACTGGTTCGGTACTGCGAACAGCATAAATCGGAGCTCGCCAATATACCGTGGGTCATCAACACAATGGGTTACGTATCGGACTTCGGTGAAGAACTGATGGCAACAATTCTGCGGATGTTCTGCCCGACTGATGTGATCCAACTAGTTTGTACCGAGAAGTCCTTCGCTAtaccaaatttccaaaatcgTCTCACGTCGGAGTTTATCAATCAGTACAATTACAACATTCTACGTAGTGAAGCCCAGGAATTTACCGCACGGAAAGCCAATTTTAAACACTACGAGCTAAACGTTTGCTATCCGAAAAAAGGATTCACACTAAATGCGCCGAAACGACGGAATTTGATGCTGCTGGCGCACCTGGCGGATATCCTGCAGGATTCCTCTAGCGAATGGTTCAATGAGGTGAAACCCTTCTGTGCGCCGCTCAGTCAATTGCAGGTGCTCATCACTAGGGAAGACCAAACCCTCGGTGAAGATCAACTGCCTTCGGTGCTAAACGCCACGCTGGTCTATCTATGTCGAAAGATTGTCGATAGCGAATTGTACGAGTGTTTGGGAATCG GCATCGTTCGCGGCGTGGACAAGAACAACAACGTATACCTCTTGCAATCGCTGCCAGATAAGCAACTCGCAGATGTGAACGTATTGGCCATTTGCAGTAGCAGCTTGCCAAATGCCGCCTTTCTGCGACAGAGCTCCCGAATACAAGGAAGCATTCCTTACGTGTACAACATCGACTAA